A stretch of the Argentina anserina chromosome 6, drPotAnse1.1, whole genome shotgun sequence genome encodes the following:
- the LOC126800313 gene encoding cytochrome P450 714C2-like produces MIDLITESAITLQESWKSRIDQEGGVADINIDEDMRIFSGDVISRACFGSNFASGQVIFHKLRALQEAMSRKCLATGIPGMRHLPTKNRREAWGLEKEVRSLILQVVKQRVEGVHDDKDLLQMVLECTQSSDLSQAETDKFIEWQESVRAEVLQVCGGQIPDVDMLRKMKQLTTVIHESLRLYPPVSVVSREAFKDMKFAGIHVPKGVNLWIMVLTLHTDPEVWGPDAYKFNPERFANGITGACKLPHLYMPFGVGPRVCLGQNLAMIELKLLVALILSKFSFSLSSKYCHKPAIRLVIEPEQGVNLLVKKL; encoded by the exons ATGATCGATCTTATTACCGAATCTGCAATTACATTGCAAGAGTCATGGAAAAGTAGGATTGATCAAGAGGGTGGAGTGGCAGATATCAATATTGATGAGGACATGAGAATCTTCTCCGGAGATGTTATCTCAAGAGCTTGTTTTGGAAGCAATTTTGCCAGTGGGCAAGTGATTTTTCACAAACTAAGAGCTCTCCAAGAGGCCATGTCTAGGAAATGCTTGGCTACTGGAATCCCTGGAATGAG ACATCTTCCTACGAAGAATAGAAGAGAAGCATGGGGACTAGAAAAAGAGGTTCGCAGTTTGATACTCCAAGTTGTGAAGCAGAGAGTGGAAGGTGTTCATGATGACAAGGACCTGTTGCAAATGGTTCTTGAGTGTACCCAAAGCAGTGACCTGAGCCAAGCAGAAACTGATAAGTTCATT GAATGGCAAGAAAGCGTCCGTGCCGAGGTTCTTCAAGTTTGTGGTGGCCAGATTCCAGATGTTGACATGCTCCGGAAGATGAAACAG CTAACAACGGTGATTCATGAATCGTTGCGCCTGTATCCGCCGGTGTCTGTGGTATCAAGAGAGGCCTTCAAGGACATGAAATTTGCTGGCATACATGTTCCTAAGGGTGTGAACCTATGGATTATGGTACTGACATTGCACACTGACCCTGAAGTATGGGGACCTGATGCCTACAAGTTCAATCCAGAAAGATTTGCAAATGGAATTACAGGGGCTTGTAAGCTTCCACACTTGTACATGCCATTTGGGGTTGGACCAAGAGTGTGTCTTGGGCAGAACTTGGCCATGATTGAGCTCAAGTTACTAGTAGCTCTTATTCTCTCTAAATTTTCTTTCTCCCTATCTTCCAAGTATTGCCACAAACCAGCAATAAGGTTGGTGATTGAGCCTGAGCAGGGAGTCAATCTCTTAGTGAAGAAGCTGTGA